A genomic stretch from Aerococcaceae bacterium zg-1292 includes:
- a CDS encoding HAD family phosphatase, translating to MKNIKMIATDLDGTLLDSNLLLSNKNKMILQKMMSLGIHIVPCSGRPFSGMEHIIKEIGLTKDDYCISYNGSLVQSCDGKNILHEAEISSKAFKEIYDFFSKFGLGVHAMTRDSLYTYDKHIHQLTVRESYLGKIPIKVLDKHNLVTEKIIKIMAVGESGDLNIAMESFANTSKNCFSLNKSEDYYLEIMQNGDNKAHALSILLDELNITSDEVMAFGNNLNDIDMINFAGVGVAVENAVFELKEVSDYITKSNNEDGVAQFLECFYLKKR from the coding sequence ATGAAAAATATTAAAATGATAGCAACGGATTTAGATGGAACGCTATTAGATAGTAATTTACTACTTTCAAATAAAAATAAGATGATTCTTCAAAAAATGATGAGTCTTGGAATTCATATTGTTCCTTGCTCTGGTCGTCCTTTTAGTGGAATGGAACACATAATTAAAGAAATTGGGTTAACAAAGGATGATTATTGTATCAGTTATAATGGTTCTTTAGTTCAAAGTTGCGATGGAAAGAATATTTTGCACGAGGCAGAGATTTCTTCTAAGGCGTTTAAAGAAATATATGATTTTTTCAGTAAGTTTGGATTAGGAGTACATGCAATGACTAGGGACAGTTTATATACCTACGATAAGCACATTCACCAACTAACGGTCCGAGAATCGTATCTTGGAAAGATCCCAATTAAAGTCTTGGATAAGCATAATTTAGTTACAGAAAAGATTATTAAAATAATGGCTGTAGGTGAATCTGGAGATTTGAATATAGCTATGGAATCCTTTGCTAATACGAGTAAAAATTGCTTTTCTTTAAATAAAAGTGAGGATTATTATCTTGAAATCATGCAAAATGGAGATAATAAAGCTCATGCTTTATCAATTCTACTAGATGAGTTAAACATAACTTCAGATGAAGTCATGGCTTTCGGTAATAATTTAAATGACATAGATATGATAAATTTTGCAGGAGTAGGGGTAGCTGTTGAAAATGCTGTGTTTGAATTAAAAGAAGTCAGTGATTACATTACCAAAAGTAACAATGAGGATGGAGTAGCTCAGTTTCTGGAGTGCTTTTATTTGAAAAAACGTTGA